Proteins from one Nakamurella multipartita DSM 44233 genomic window:
- the scpB gene encoding SMC-Scp complex subunit ScpB has translation MNEATEAPDAPETAEAVAPEPPAVDQVPEHDLAGAIEAVLLVADTPIPEAQIAAAVGHTPGHVRALLAELADNYTAANSGIELREFGGGWRFYTRDRFAPVVERFVLDGAQSRLSKAALETLAVVAYRQPVTRARIAAVRGVNVDGVIRTLMSRGLIQDCGIDADTGGTLYRTTDMFLERMGLGDLTELPSLGPLLPEAGELDDV, from the coding sequence GTGAACGAAGCAACCGAAGCGCCGGACGCGCCGGAGACTGCGGAGGCCGTGGCGCCTGAGCCGCCGGCCGTCGATCAGGTGCCCGAGCACGACCTGGCCGGGGCGATCGAGGCGGTGCTGCTGGTCGCCGACACCCCGATCCCGGAGGCGCAGATCGCGGCCGCGGTGGGGCACACCCCCGGCCATGTCCGGGCGCTGCTGGCCGAGCTGGCCGACAACTACACGGCGGCCAACTCCGGCATCGAGCTGCGCGAGTTCGGCGGCGGCTGGCGCTTCTACACCCGTGACCGGTTCGCGCCGGTGGTCGAGCGGTTCGTGCTGGACGGCGCGCAGAGCCGGCTGTCCAAGGCCGCGCTGGAGACCCTGGCCGTTGTCGCCTACCGGCAGCCGGTGACCCGGGCGCGGATCGCCGCCGTCCGCGGCGTCAACGTCGACGGCGTCATCCGCACCCTGATGTCCCGGGGCCTGATCCAGGACTGCGGCATCGACGCGGACACCGGCGGCACCCTGTACCGCACCACCGACATGTTCCTGGAGCGGATGGGCTTGGGCGATCTGACCGAGCTGCCCTCCCTGGGACCGCTGTTGCCCGAGGCTGGAGA
- a CDS encoding segregation and condensation protein A: MTVTPRDRQLPGSAEGGSHDESETPEGVEGGRKSFHVRLDNFDGPFDLLLQLISQHRMDVTEVALHRVTDDFLAHVRGMGKDWDLDQVTEFLVIAATLLDMKAARLLPAPADDGLNPDEPLQARDLLFARLLAYRAYQQVAALFAELEAGALRRYPRAVSLEQRYLGLLPEVTIGLTPEAFADLAGTVFTPKPEPVVNVDHIHAPRVSVAEHTGMLRELLATRGAATFGELVADCTATLQVVARFLGLLQLYRESAVAFDQPLPLGELTVRWMAPDVGRAESSGADVEEYE, encoded by the coding sequence ATGACCGTGACCCCCCGCGACCGGCAGCTGCCGGGATCGGCGGAGGGCGGGTCGCACGACGAATCGGAGACGCCCGAGGGCGTCGAGGGCGGCCGCAAGTCCTTCCACGTGCGGCTGGACAACTTCGACGGTCCGTTCGACCTGCTGCTGCAGCTGATCAGCCAGCACCGGATGGACGTCACCGAGGTGGCGCTGCACCGCGTCACCGACGACTTCCTGGCCCACGTCCGGGGCATGGGCAAGGACTGGGACCTGGACCAGGTCACCGAGTTCCTGGTGATCGCGGCGACCCTGCTGGACATGAAGGCGGCCCGGTTGCTACCGGCGCCGGCCGACGACGGGCTCAACCCGGACGAGCCGCTGCAGGCCCGGGACCTGCTGTTCGCGCGGCTGCTGGCCTACCGGGCCTACCAGCAGGTGGCGGCGCTGTTCGCGGAGCTGGAGGCGGGGGCGCTGCGCCGCTACCCGCGGGCGGTCTCGCTGGAACAGCGCTATCTGGGCCTGCTGCCCGAGGTGACGATCGGGCTGACCCCGGAGGCGTTCGCCGACCTGGCCGGCACCGTGTTCACGCCCAAGCCCGAACCGGTGGTCAACGTCGACCACATCCACGCGCCGCGGGTCTCGGTGGCCGAGCACACCGGGATGCTGCGCGAGCTGCTGGCCACCCGGGGCGCGGCGACGTTCGGCGAGCTGGTCGCCGACTGCACCGCGACGCTGCAGGTAGTGGCCCGGTTCCTGGGCCTGCTGCAGCTGTACCGGGAGTCGGCGGTGGCCTTCGATCAACCCCTGCCGTTGGGTGAGCTGACCGTACGGTGGATGGCACCGGATGTCGGCCGCGCCGAGTCCTCCGGCGCGGACGTGGAGGAATACGAGTGA
- a CDS encoding ParA family protein, translating to MRGRDPQPQPLTSHGPAKVIAMCNQKGGVGKTTSTINLGAALAAYGRRVLLVDLDPQGALSAGLGIASHELDHTIYNLMLEPSTQLTDVLVPTGIEGVDLIPANIDLSAGEVQLINEVGREHTLSRALRPVLHAYDYILIDCQPSLGLLTINALTCAQGVIIPLAAEWFSLRGVHLLVDTIEKVQARINPDLEVAGVLVTMYDGRTVHSREVVGMLDQRFGDTVYDTIITRTVKFPETTVAGEPIISYAPSHPAAQAYKALAREVIAR from the coding sequence ATGCGGGGCCGCGACCCCCAGCCGCAGCCGCTGACCAGCCACGGTCCGGCCAAGGTCATCGCCATGTGCAACCAGAAGGGCGGGGTCGGCAAGACCACCTCGACCATCAACCTGGGGGCGGCGCTGGCCGCCTACGGGCGGCGAGTGCTGCTGGTCGACCTGGACCCGCAGGGGGCGTTGTCGGCCGGGCTGGGCATCGCCTCGCACGAGCTGGACCACACCATCTACAACCTGATGCTGGAGCCGTCGACGCAGCTGACCGACGTGCTGGTGCCGACCGGGATCGAGGGCGTCGACCTGATTCCGGCCAACATCGACCTGTCGGCCGGTGAGGTGCAGCTGATCAACGAGGTCGGCCGGGAGCACACCCTGTCCCGGGCGCTACGGCCGGTGCTGCACGCCTACGACTACATCCTGATCGACTGCCAGCCCTCGCTCGGGCTGCTCACCATCAACGCCCTCACCTGCGCCCAGGGGGTGATCATCCCGCTGGCCGCCGAATGGTTCTCGCTTCGCGGGGTGCACCTGCTGGTCGACACCATCGAGAAGGTGCAGGCCCGGATCAACCCGGACCTGGAGGTGGCCGGCGTCCTGGTCACCATGTACGACGGCCGCACCGTGCACTCGCGCGAGGTGGTCGGCATGCTCGACCAGCGCTTCGGCGACACCGTCTACGACACGATCATCACCCGAACCGTGAAGTTCCCGGAGACCACGGTCGCCGGCGAGCCGATCATCTCCTACGCCCCGAGCCACCCGGCGGCGCAGGCCTACAAGGCGCTTGCGCGTGAAGTGATCGCTCGATGA
- a CDS encoding AI-2E family transporter codes for MANEPETQHSPTAPVVHHHPDDPLHARRVHAYGLPRGLIIMLGLAAGVVVAAGIHAVPDLIGPIFLALVLTITVDPLRGMMIRRGAPRWLATLVVVIGVYAIIFGLVIAAAVGVAQFVGLMPQYADQLQTELTGVKSWLAGMGVTQEQIQSMLSSVDKSSILSYIASLLSSVMNVFTSLFFIITLLIFLAVDGSVFSERMVKHRPGREPALNALGQFAAGTRKYFAVATIFGGIVAVLDGAALVIMGIPAAGLWALLAFVTNYIPNIGFIIGLIPPALLGLLVGGPSLMIWVIVVYCVLNFIIQSVLQPKFVGDAVGLTTTMSFLSLILWAFLLGPLGAILAIPASLLVKAIMVDVDPEAKWLQLFLGDEPILTKKEKTPKPAKKSKPAVEPA; via the coding sequence ATGGCCAACGAGCCCGAGACCCAGCACTCCCCGACGGCGCCGGTGGTGCACCACCATCCCGACGATCCGCTGCACGCCCGCCGGGTGCACGCCTACGGGCTCCCCCGCGGGCTGATCATCATGCTCGGCCTGGCCGCCGGCGTGGTGGTCGCGGCCGGCATCCACGCGGTGCCGGATCTGATCGGCCCGATCTTCCTGGCCCTGGTGCTGACCATCACGGTGGACCCGCTGCGCGGCATGATGATTCGCCGCGGCGCTCCGCGCTGGCTGGCCACGCTGGTCGTGGTGATCGGGGTCTACGCGATCATCTTCGGGCTAGTGATCGCCGCCGCGGTGGGCGTCGCCCAGTTCGTCGGCCTGATGCCGCAGTACGCCGACCAGCTGCAGACCGAGCTGACCGGGGTCAAGAGCTGGCTGGCCGGGATGGGGGTCACCCAGGAGCAGATCCAGAGCATGCTCTCCAGCGTCGACAAGAGTTCGATCCTGTCCTACATCGCCTCGCTGCTCTCCAGCGTGATGAACGTGTTCACGTCGCTGTTCTTCATCATCACGCTGCTGATCTTCCTGGCCGTGGACGGCTCGGTGTTCAGCGAGCGGATGGTCAAGCACCGCCCGGGCCGCGAGCCGGCGCTCAACGCACTCGGCCAGTTCGCCGCCGGCACCCGCAAGTACTTCGCGGTGGCGACGATCTTCGGCGGCATCGTCGCGGTCCTGGACGGGGCCGCCCTGGTGATCATGGGGATCCCGGCGGCCGGCCTGTGGGCGCTGCTGGCGTTCGTGACGAACTACATCCCCAATATCGGATTCATCATCGGCCTGATCCCGCCGGCCCTGCTCGGCCTGCTGGTCGGCGGCCCGAGCCTGATGATCTGGGTGATCGTCGTCTACTGCGTGCTGAACTTCATCATCCAGTCGGTGCTGCAGCCCAAGTTCGTCGGCGACGCGGTCGGCCTGACCACCACGATGAGCTTCCTGTCGCTGATCCTGTGGGCGTTCCTGCTCGGACCGCTGGGCGCCATCCTGGCCATTCCGGCCAGCCTGCTGGTCAAGGCGATCATGGTCGACGTCGACCCCGAGGCCAAGTGGCTGCAACTGTTCCTGGGCGACGAACCGATCCTGACCAAGAAGGAAAAGACGCCGAAGCCCGCCAAGAAGAGCAAACCGGCGGTCGAACCGGCCTGA
- a CDS encoding DUF1540 domain-containing protein, translated as MTAMLEMRPIAECTVSGCSYNDHSNCHAFAITVGGRESADAACATFIPLSSKGGLAKVTGHVGACQRADCQHNESLECTASSVKIGAGADAADCLTFQAR; from the coding sequence ATGACTGCGATGCTGGAGATGCGTCCGATTGCCGAGTGCACGGTGTCCGGGTGCTCGTACAACGATCACTCGAACTGCCACGCGTTCGCGATCACGGTGGGCGGCCGCGAATCTGCCGATGCCGCCTGCGCCACCTTCATCCCGTTGTCGTCCAAGGGTGGGTTGGCCAAGGTGACCGGCCACGTCGGCGCCTGTCAGCGGGCCGACTGTCAGCACAACGAGTCGCTCGAGTGCACGGCCAGCTCGGTCAAGATCGGGGCCGGCGCGGACGCCGCCGATTGCTTGACCTTCCAGGCGCGCTGA
- a CDS encoding hemerythrin domain-containing protein, producing the protein MSAPVDLATGTAGCPQRVGLATDLVLVHKVFRRELRLLPALVGAVPAGRADRAVLLAGHYRDLATALRHHHHAEQHLLLGRLAERAPLEPAIRDGMQARHRRHEELLDELDAMLGLWTAAADLDVRDLLVDILTELADGVTDHLDLVEQRVLPAVDRHFSNREWLALGLRAASWIPLNRMAWMLGAMLEDATEAERRNLMSKVPGPARLLYRMVGQEQYLREMRELRCPDGL; encoded by the coding sequence GTGTCCGCACCCGTCGACCTCGCGACCGGGACCGCCGGCTGTCCTCAACGGGTCGGTCTGGCCACCGATCTGGTGCTGGTCCACAAGGTCTTCCGCCGGGAGCTGCGGCTGCTGCCGGCGCTGGTCGGCGCGGTGCCGGCGGGACGCGCCGACCGGGCCGTGCTGCTGGCCGGTCATTACCGGGACCTGGCCACCGCGCTGCGCCACCATCACCACGCCGAGCAGCACCTGCTGCTGGGCCGGCTGGCCGAACGGGCCCCGCTGGAACCGGCGATCCGGGACGGCATGCAGGCGCGGCACCGGCGCCACGAGGAGCTGCTCGACGAGCTGGACGCCATGCTCGGGCTGTGGACGGCGGCCGCCGACCTCGACGTGCGCGACCTGCTGGTGGACATCCTGACCGAGCTGGCCGACGGCGTCACCGACCATCTGGATCTGGTCGAGCAGCGGGTGCTGCCCGCGGTGGACCGGCACTTCAGCAACCGCGAATGGCTCGCGCTGGGGCTGCGCGCGGCCAGCTGGATCCCGCTGAACCGGATGGCCTGGATGCTCGGCGCGATGCTCGAGGACGCCACCGAGGCCGAACGGCGCAACCTGATGAGCAAGGTGCCCGGGCCGGCCCGGCTGCTGTACCGGATGGTGGGCCAGGAGCAGTACCTGCGGGAGATGCGCGAGCTGCGCTGTCCGGATGGCCTCTGA
- a CDS encoding site-specific tyrosine recombinase XerD, producing MSVNPAREAVASPVEPSPELVAALRGYLDHLVVERGVARNTVLSYRRDLNRYLQFLAAAGRTRVADVTAADVSDFLVCLRTGADGRPPLAASSAARAVVAARGWHRFLLNEGTAEADPSRDVHPPTPARRLPKALPVEAIGRLLDAAGSADPDGPRGLRDRALLELLYATGARISEVVGLDVDDIDLGPGRLAGRSSTDPTDPTDPQVAPPITSVVRLHGKGAKERLVPVGSFALRALEAYLVRGRPVLAAAGRGAGPARGALFLNIRGGRLSRQSAWQVLADAARRAGLPASGVSPHTLRHSFATHLLEGGADVRSVQELLGHASVTTTQIYTLVTVDALREVYVTAHPRAR from the coding sequence GTGTCGGTGAACCCGGCTCGGGAGGCGGTGGCCTCGCCGGTCGAGCCGTCGCCCGAGCTGGTCGCCGCCCTGCGCGGGTACCTCGATCATCTGGTGGTCGAGCGCGGGGTGGCCCGCAACACGGTGCTGTCCTACCGCCGTGACCTGAACCGGTACCTGCAGTTCCTGGCCGCGGCCGGGCGCACCCGGGTCGCGGACGTGACCGCCGCGGACGTCTCGGACTTCCTGGTCTGCCTGCGCACCGGGGCCGACGGCCGGCCGCCGCTGGCCGCCTCGTCCGCGGCCCGGGCGGTGGTCGCGGCCCGCGGCTGGCACCGGTTCCTGCTCAACGAGGGCACCGCCGAGGCCGATCCGTCGCGGGACGTGCACCCGCCGACGCCGGCCCGCCGGCTGCCCAAGGCGCTGCCGGTCGAGGCCATCGGCCGGCTGCTGGACGCGGCCGGCTCCGCCGACCCGGACGGTCCTCGCGGCCTGCGTGACCGGGCCCTGCTCGAGCTGCTGTACGCGACCGGGGCCCGGATCAGCGAGGTGGTCGGGCTCGACGTCGACGACATCGACCTCGGCCCGGGCCGCCTGGCCGGCCGGTCGTCCACCGACCCGACCGACCCGACCGATCCCCAAGTTGCCCCGCCCATCACGTCGGTGGTCCGGCTGCACGGCAAGGGAGCCAAGGAGCGGCTAGTCCCGGTCGGTTCCTTCGCCCTCCGCGCCCTGGAGGCCTACCTGGTGCGGGGCCGGCCGGTGCTGGCCGCGGCCGGTCGGGGCGCCGGCCCGGCCCGCGGTGCGCTGTTCCTCAACATTCGCGGCGGCCGGCTGTCCCGGCAGAGCGCCTGGCAGGTGCTGGCCGACGCCGCCCGCCGGGCCGGGCTGCCGGCGTCCGGTGTCTCCCCGCACACGCTGCGGCACTCGTTCGCGACCCACCTGCTCGAAGGCGGCGCCGACGTCCGGTCGGTGCAGGAGCTGCTGGGCCACGCCTCGGTGACCACCACGCAGATCTACACCCTGGTCACCGTCGACGCGCTGCGCGAGGTCTACGTCACCGCGCACCCGCGGGCCCGCTAG
- a CDS encoding NUDIX domain-containing protein, giving the protein MTPGPAGHDFTVVASTPVYDGKIVSLRVDEVRMPGGGTANREIVGHGGAVSVVALDSTDPQTAHVLLIEQYRHAVGRRLWEMPAGLLDVPGEPAQPAAQRELLEETGYRADSWTELLDVATSPGFSEETVRIFLATGMSFVGRPDGPDDEEAELRVVWVPLRAAVQAALAGSIVNVMAVAGVLAADAVLRGIATPVARPDPAEPDAPWTVYRGAGTPSAPPLDGAREL; this is encoded by the coding sequence ATGACCCCGGGGCCGGCCGGGCACGACTTCACGGTGGTGGCCAGCACCCCGGTCTACGACGGCAAGATCGTCTCGCTGCGGGTCGACGAGGTGCGGATGCCCGGTGGAGGGACGGCCAACCGGGAGATCGTCGGGCACGGCGGGGCGGTGTCGGTGGTCGCCCTCGACTCGACTGACCCGCAGACCGCCCACGTGCTGCTGATCGAGCAGTACCGGCACGCCGTGGGCCGGCGGCTGTGGGAGATGCCGGCCGGCCTGCTGGACGTGCCGGGCGAGCCCGCGCAGCCTGCGGCCCAGCGAGAGTTGTTGGAAGAAACCGGGTATCGAGCCGACAGCTGGACCGAGTTGCTGGACGTGGCGACCTCCCCCGGGTTCAGCGAGGAGACGGTGCGGATCTTTCTGGCCACCGGGATGAGCTTCGTCGGCCGCCCGGACGGTCCGGACGACGAGGAGGCCGAGCTGCGCGTGGTCTGGGTGCCGCTGCGGGCGGCGGTGCAGGCCGCGCTGGCCGGCTCGATCGTCAACGTGATGGCGGTGGCCGGGGTGCTGGCCGCCGACGCGGTGCTCCGCGGGATCGCCACGCCGGTGGCCCGGCCCGATCCGGCCGAGCCGGACGCGCCCTGGACCGTGTACCGGGGCGCGGGCACCCCAAGCGCCCCGCCGCTGGACGGGGCCCGCGAGCTGTGA
- a CDS encoding CTP synthase, producing the protein MAISPRITKHIFVTGGVASSLGKGLTASSLGRLLTSRGLRVTMQKLDPYINVDPGTMNPFQHGEVFVTEDGAETDLDIGHYERFLDRNLSADANVTTGKVYSRVIARERRGEYLGDTVQVIPHITNELKERIRAMADPDPDGQAPDVVITEIGGTVGDIESLPFLEAARQVRHDLGREHVFFLHVSLVPYLAPSGELKTKPTQHSVAALRNIGIQPDALICRSDRDIPENLKRKISLMCDVDAEAVISTPDAPSIYDIPRVLHREGLDAYVVRRLNLSFHDVDWTTWGGLLERVHHPAETVRIAVVGKYIDLPDAYLSVTEALRAGGFGNNARAEIVWVASDDCITPAGAAAALSDVQGVLIPGGFGVRGIEGKLGAITFARVNRIPILGLCLGLQCMVIEVARSLAGLGGANSAEFDANAADPVIATMADQHDVVAGAKDMGGTMRLGSYPARLTPGSLVAEIYGSTSVTERHRHRYEVNNAYRDVLEAAGLHLSGTSPDSSLVEFVELDRELHPFMVATQAHPEFKSRPTRPHPLFASFVRAALDYLESERLPILGTDRDGEPADPESEADPDPAAALVAG; encoded by the coding sequence TTGGCGATATCGCCGCGAATCACCAAGCACATCTTCGTCACCGGCGGCGTCGCCTCCTCGCTGGGCAAGGGGTTGACCGCCTCGAGCCTGGGTCGGCTGCTCACCTCACGGGGCCTGCGCGTCACCATGCAGAAGCTGGACCCCTACATCAACGTCGACCCCGGGACGATGAACCCGTTCCAGCACGGGGAAGTGTTCGTCACCGAGGACGGGGCCGAGACCGACCTGGACATCGGGCACTACGAGCGCTTCCTGGACCGGAACCTGTCGGCCGACGCCAACGTGACCACCGGCAAGGTGTACTCACGGGTGATCGCCCGGGAGCGCCGCGGGGAGTACCTCGGGGACACCGTGCAGGTCATCCCGCACATCACCAACGAGCTCAAGGAACGCATCCGGGCGATGGCCGACCCCGATCCCGACGGGCAGGCCCCCGATGTGGTGATCACCGAGATCGGCGGCACGGTCGGTGACATCGAGTCGCTGCCGTTCCTGGAGGCGGCCCGCCAGGTCCGGCACGACCTGGGCCGCGAGCATGTGTTCTTCCTGCACGTGTCGCTGGTGCCGTACCTGGCGCCCTCCGGCGAGCTCAAGACCAAGCCCACCCAGCACTCGGTCGCCGCGCTGCGCAACATCGGCATCCAGCCGGACGCGCTGATCTGCCGTTCGGACCGGGACATTCCGGAGAACCTCAAGCGCAAGATCTCGCTGATGTGCGACGTGGACGCCGAGGCGGTCATCTCCACCCCGGACGCCCCGTCGATCTACGACATCCCCCGGGTGCTGCACCGTGAGGGGCTGGACGCGTACGTGGTGCGCCGGCTGAACCTGAGCTTTCACGACGTGGACTGGACCACCTGGGGCGGCCTGTTGGAGCGAGTGCACCACCCGGCCGAGACGGTCCGGATCGCAGTCGTCGGCAAGTACATCGACCTGCCCGACGCCTACCTGTCGGTGACCGAGGCACTGCGGGCCGGTGGGTTCGGCAACAATGCGCGGGCCGAGATCGTCTGGGTCGCCTCCGACGACTGCATCACCCCGGCCGGGGCCGCGGCGGCACTGTCCGACGTGCAGGGGGTGCTGATCCCGGGCGGGTTCGGGGTCCGCGGCATCGAGGGCAAGCTCGGCGCGATCACCTTCGCCCGGGTCAACCGGATCCCGATCCTGGGGCTGTGCCTGGGCCTGCAGTGCATGGTCATCGAGGTGGCCCGCAGCCTGGCCGGCCTGGGTGGGGCGAACTCGGCCGAGTTCGACGCGAACGCGGCCGATCCGGTGATCGCGACGATGGCCGACCAGCACGACGTCGTCGCCGGGGCCAAGGACATGGGCGGCACCATGCGGCTGGGGTCCTACCCGGCCCGGCTGACCCCGGGGTCGCTGGTCGCCGAGATCTACGGCAGCACGTCGGTGACCGAGCGGCACCGGCACCGGTACGAGGTGAACAACGCCTACCGCGACGTGCTGGAGGCCGCCGGCCTGCACCTGTCGGGCACCTCCCCGGACTCCTCGCTGGTCGAGTTCGTCGAGCTGGACCGGGAGCTGCACCCGTTCATGGTCGCCACCCAGGCGCATCCGGAGTTCAAGTCGCGGCCGACGCGGCCGCACCCGCTGTTCGCCTCGTTCGTCCGGGCCGCCCTGGACTATCTGGAGTCCGAGCGGCTGCCGATCCTGGGCACCGACCGGGACGGCGAGCCGGCCGACCCCGAGTCCGAGGCCGACCCGGACCCGGCCGCCGCGCTGGTGGCCGGATGA
- a CDS encoding ABC transporter permease — protein MTATLSGPITELGPAAAPRRRVRPRLEPGLGASVLVAALSSAFGVVLISATGYLEAMLRADPDMGRSDTVAFLLSFLGTVLLGLAIYVAAVVTANTFATVVAGRTRRIAQLRLLGATARSQRAQVARQGLIVGAVGSVLGLLIGTAMAMGGVAMAGSALDLDVDYLVPRPSLLGPAVIVALTTWAAAWAGSRRVLTVTPLQALGAADEPAYEQVVRRPARHATAGFLLVTGGALLVGGIGIGLLSPYGVVVAFVGGLLSFTGLVVGAAVLMPPLLRLVGRAFGGSTAARLAAENALRYPERSSRMAIGIVIGVTLVTMLAVAAESVSARMAAAWGGPLPAELQRPLDTFTAVMTALVAVSAAIAAVGLVNLLTLGVRQRRRELGLLRTLGLTTGQVRRMVLLEATHLTVTALLTGLVLGIGYGWAGAQALMGSVWLGPELTGALVPPALPPGPIVIVVGATAALTLIAAAVSVRPAVRVTPIDALAAG, from the coding sequence ATGACGGCCACGCTGTCCGGGCCAATCACCGAGCTGGGCCCGGCCGCCGCGCCCCGGCGTCGGGTGCGGCCCCGGCTGGAACCGGGCCTGGGGGCCAGCGTGCTGGTGGCCGCGCTGTCCAGCGCGTTCGGCGTGGTGCTGATCAGTGCCACCGGGTACCTGGAAGCGATGCTGCGGGCCGACCCGGACATGGGACGCAGCGACACGGTCGCGTTCCTGCTCAGCTTCCTGGGCACCGTGCTGCTGGGGTTGGCGATCTACGTGGCCGCGGTGGTCACCGCGAACACCTTCGCCACCGTGGTCGCCGGACGCACCCGGCGCATCGCCCAGCTGCGGCTGCTCGGGGCGACCGCCCGGTCCCAACGCGCGCAGGTGGCCCGGCAGGGGCTGATCGTCGGCGCGGTCGGGTCGGTGCTGGGCCTGCTGATCGGGACGGCGATGGCCATGGGCGGGGTCGCCATGGCCGGGTCGGCGCTCGACCTGGACGTCGACTACCTGGTGCCCCGGCCGTCCCTGCTCGGGCCGGCGGTGATCGTCGCCCTGACCACCTGGGCGGCGGCCTGGGCGGGATCGCGCCGGGTGCTGACGGTCACCCCGCTGCAGGCGCTGGGCGCGGCCGACGAACCGGCCTACGAGCAGGTCGTGCGCCGGCCGGCCCGGCACGCCACCGCCGGGTTCCTGCTGGTCACCGGCGGTGCGCTGCTGGTCGGCGGGATCGGCATCGGCTTGCTCTCGCCGTACGGGGTGGTGGTGGCGTTCGTCGGCGGGTTGCTCTCGTTCACCGGGTTGGTGGTCGGCGCGGCCGTGCTGATGCCGCCGTTGCTCCGCCTGGTCGGCCGGGCCTTCGGCGGGTCGACCGCGGCTCGCCTGGCCGCGGAGAACGCGTTGCGGTACCCCGAGCGCTCCTCCCGGATGGCCATCGGGATCGTCATCGGGGTGACGCTGGTGACGATGCTCGCCGTCGCCGCCGAGTCGGTGTCGGCCCGGATGGCCGCCGCCTGGGGTGGACCGCTGCCGGCGGAGCTGCAGCGGCCGCTGGATACTTTCACCGCGGTGATGACCGCGCTGGTGGCGGTCAGCGCGGCCATCGCCGCGGTCGGGCTGGTCAACCTGCTCACCCTGGGGGTGCGGCAGCGGCGCCGCGAGCTGGGGCTGCTGCGCACCCTGGGCCTGACCACCGGGCAGGTGCGGCGGATGGTGCTGCTGGAGGCGACCCATCTGACGGTGACGGCGTTGCTGACCGGGCTGGTGCTGGGCATCGGGTACGGCTGGGCCGGGGCGCAGGCGCTGATGGGGTCGGTCTGGCTGGGCCCGGAGCTGACCGGCGCGCTGGTCCCGCCGGCGCTGCCGCCGGGACCGATCGTCATCGTCGTCGGGGCCACCGCGGCCCTGACCCTGATCGCCGCGGCGGTGTCCGTCCGGCCGGCGGTGCGGGTCACCCCGATCGATGCGCTCGCCGCCGGATGA
- a CDS encoding ABC transporter ATP-binding protein: MLIGQSAPRPAARVQQLTKTYGSGEGMVHALAGVSVSIRRGEFTAIMGPSGSGKSTLMHIMAGLDAPSSGQAWIGDTKITGRSDTELTVLRRRRIGFVFQAFNLVPTLDALGNILLPFDLDGRRPTDAERTRVDRLISALGLSGRLRHRPHQLSGGQQQRVAIARALATAPDLVFADEPTGNLDSRSSRQVLGLLAVASREGGQSIAMVTHDPIAAAYADRVLFLGDGRIVADKPRQTAEQIAAFLLAAEPAPETGSATGATTTAATQQVPA; this comes from the coding sequence ATGTTGATCGGACAGAGCGCCCCCCGCCCCGCGGCCCGGGTGCAGCAGTTGACCAAGACCTACGGCTCCGGCGAAGGGATGGTGCACGCGCTGGCCGGGGTCAGCGTGAGCATCCGCCGCGGCGAGTTCACCGCGATCATGGGCCCGTCCGGGTCCGGCAAGTCCACCCTGATGCACATCATGGCCGGGCTGGACGCGCCGTCCTCCGGTCAGGCGTGGATCGGCGACACCAAGATCACCGGCCGCTCGGACACCGAGCTGACCGTGCTGCGCCGGCGCCGCATCGGGTTCGTGTTCCAGGCCTTCAACCTGGTGCCCACGCTGGACGCGCTGGGCAACATCCTGCTGCCGTTCGACCTGGACGGTCGCCGCCCCACCGACGCCGAACGGACTCGGGTCGATCGGCTGATCTCCGCGCTGGGCCTGTCCGGCCGGCTGCGCCACCGGCCGCACCAGCTCTCCGGCGGGCAGCAGCAGCGGGTGGCCATCGCCCGCGCCCTGGCCACCGCGCCCGACCTGGTCTTCGCCGACGAGCCGACCGGCAACCTGGACTCGCGCAGCAGCCGTCAGGTGCTCGGTCTGCTGGCCGTGGCCAGCCGGGAGGGTGGGCAGTCCATCGCCATGGTCACCCACGACCCGATCGCGGCCGCGTACGCGGACCGGGTGCTGTTCCTCGGCGACGGCCGCATCGTGGCCGACAAGCCCCGGCAGACCGCCGAGCAGATCGCCGCGTTCCTGCTGGCCGCGGAGCCGGCGCCCGAGACCGGGAGCGCGACCGGCGCGACGACGACGGCCGCGACCCAGCAGGTGCCGGCATGA